One genomic region from Rosa rugosa chromosome 1, drRosRugo1.1, whole genome shotgun sequence encodes:
- the LOC133717781 gene encoding putative pentatricopeptide repeat-containing protein At3g47840 yields MVLTIRPQIRRIFTSSAFARPECRTLLAPESKTEQLEQKTHRANHVDMLELNSQLKQLVKIGNVKDARKMFDEMPKRDEVSWTNMISGYVGVSDSSEALALFSHMWVQPGLCMDPFLLSIALKACGLGRNLSYGEVVHGYSVKSGFVNSVFVGSALLDMYMKVGEIEKGCRVFDAMRLRNVVSWTTIITGLVRAGYNVEGLRYFAEMWRCGVQCDAYAFAISLKACADLGALKCGREIHTQTMKKGFDENSFVANSLATMYNKCGKLDYGVQLFANMRTQDVVSWTSIITSYFWTGQEDHAIKAFMRMQESGVHPNEYTFAAVISGCANLARVEWGEQLHANVLRLGLADSLSVGNSVITMYAKCGRLASASVVFHEMGRKDIVSWTTVIAGYSQAGYGEEAFKYLSWMRREEPKPNEYAFASVLSVCGSMAMLEQGKQLHAHVLTVGLDSEAMVQSALVNLYSKCGSIQEAAKIFDVTKAKDDDVISWTSMINGYAQHGYYHEAIDLFEKLPTVGLKPDSVTFIGVLAACSHAGLVDLGFHYFNSMSNEFKISPSKEHYGCMIDLLCRAGWLSEAEHMIKSMPVQQDDVVWSTLLTACRLHGDVDCGRRAAEEILKLNPNCAVTHITLAGIYAAKGMWREAAEVRRMMRSKGVIKEPGWSGIEVKNGISVFVAGDRSHPQGDEIYSVLELLDSKAEISTRETVLH; encoded by the coding sequence ATGGTTTTAACTATTAGACCTCAAATTCGAAGAATATTTACCAGTTCAGCCTTTGCTCGCCCAGAATGTAGAACCCTTCTGGCTCCCGAATCAAAAACAGAGCAACTAGAGCAGAAAACCCATCGCGCTAATCATGTAGATATGCTCGAACTCAACTCTCAACTGAAGCAGCTAGTCAAAATCGGTAATGTCAAAGACGCCCGGAAgatgttcgatgaaatgccaAAGAGAGATGAGGTTTCATGGACCAATATGATTTCAGGCTATGTTGGAGTCTCTGATTCCTCTGAAGCATTGGCTCTGTTCTCACACATGTGGGTGCAGCCAGGTCTCTGCATGGACCCTTTTCTTCTCAGCATTGCGCTCAAGGCTTGTGGACTTGGAAGGAACTTGTCTTATGGGGAAGTTGTACATGGGTACTCGGTGAAATCGGGTTTTGTGAACTCAGTCTTTGTGGGAAGTGCTCTTCTTGACATGTATATGAAGGTTGGTGAGATTGAGAAGGGTTGTAGAGTTTTCGACGCAATGCGGCTGAGAAATGTGGTGTCGTGGACTACCATTATCACTGGTCTCGTTCGCGCAGGTTATAATGTGGAGGGGTTGCGATATTTTGCTGAAATGTGGAGGTGTGGGGTGCAATGTGATGCATATGCGTTTGCTATCTCGTTGAAGGCGTGTGCTGATTTGGGTGCTTTGAAGTGTGGGAGAGAAATTCACACGCAAacgatgaagaaaggatttgatgAGAACTCTTTCGTAGCCAACTCTCTTGCTACCATGTACAATAAATGTGGAAAATTGGACTATGGGGTGCAGTTGTTCGCGAATATGAGGACGCAGGATGTTGTTTCGTGGACATCAATCATTACATCATATTTTTGGACGGGTCAAGAGGACCATGCAATCAAAGCATTTATGCGAATGCAGGAATCTGGTGTGCATCCTAATGAATACACTTTTGCAGCTGTTATCTCCGGATGTGCCAATCTTGCTAGAGTTGAATGGGGTGAACAATTGCATGCCAACGTGTTACGCTTGGGTCTTGCGGATTCTTTGTCAGTGGGAAATTCAGTTATAACCATGTATGCTAAATGTGGGCGTTTGGCTTCAGCTTCTGTTGTGTTTCATGAGATGGGCAGAAAAGATATTGTTTCATGGACCACTGTAATTGCAGGGTATTCTCAAGCAGGTTATGGGGAAGAAGCTTTCAAGTATTTGTCGTGGATGAGAAGGGAAGAACCAAAACCAAACGAGTATGCTTTTGCGAGTGTATTAAGTGTTTGTGGAAGCATGGCAATGCTTGAGCAAGGCAAGCAATTGCATGCTCATGTCCTAACGGTAGGTCTAGATTCTGAAGCTATGGTACAAAGTGCCTTAGTCAATCTGTACTCGAAATGTGGAAGTATACAAGAGGCTGCAAAAATCTTTGATGTGACAAAAGCAAAAGATGATGATGTTATTTCATGGACGTCCATGATTAATGGATATGCTCAACATGGGTACTACCACGAAGCCATTGATCTGTTTGAGAAGCTTCCTACGGTTGGTCTGAAACCGGACTCAGTGACCTTCATTGGTGTTCTTGCTGCGTGTAGCCATGCTGGACTAGTTGATCTTGGTTTCCACTACTTCAATTCAATGAGCAATGAATTTAAGATTAGTCCTTCAAAAGAACACTACGGCTGCATGATTGATCTCCTTTGTCGAGCTGGATGGTTAAGTGAAGCAGAGCACATGATCAAAAGTATGCCAGTTCAACAGGATGATGTTGTCTGGTCTACTCTACTTACAGCATGTCGGCTCCATGGTGATGTTGACTGCGGAAGACGCGCTGCAGAGGAGATTCTTAAATTAAATCCTAATTGTGCAGTGACTCACATAACGCTAGCTGGTATTTATGCTGCCAAAGGAATGTGGAGGGAAGCCGCAGAGGTAAGGAGAATGATGAGATCAAAGGGCGTAATTAAGGAACCCGGATGGTCTGGGATAGAGGTCAAGAATGGGATTTCTGTGTTTGTTGCTGGAGATAGGTCTCATCCACAAGGTGATGAGATATATAGTGTGCTGGAATTACTAGATTCAAAGGCAGAGATTTCTACTCGGGAAACAGTTCTTCATTAG
- the LOC133717786 gene encoding lipid phosphate phosphatase epsilon 2, chloroplastic-like — translation MASSIIVELINLPNGDIVLEQENYNSDLETTVDRLSKWLVPGLFAVGILCRHDAEAMRAAVGYLANTMLAIMIKRILTQLTQERRAASGVSELGVPSLHAQSIFYIVIFAISSVVHSLGITVITLTMSGFALAFSSYLSWIPVSHRLHTLSQVIVGGTLGTIFSILWYWSWNVAVHEPYVFRLLGSNS, via the exons ATGGCTTCCAGCATCATTGTTGAGCTGATTAATTTGCCTAATGGCGACATAGTGCTTGAACAGGAAAACTATAATTCTGACCTCGAAACCACTGTTGACCGATTG AGCAAGTGGCTTGTACCTGGACTTTTTGCTGTTGGAATACTATGTAGGCATGATGCAGAAGCTATGCGGGCTGCCGTGGGGTATTTGGCGAATACTATGCTCGCTATCATGATCAAACGAATACTGACTCAACTCACTCAAGAGAGACGTGCAGCCTCTGGTGTATCTGAGCTTGGAGTGCCGTCTTTGCATGCGCAATCTATCTTCTACATTGTTATATTTGCCATTTCTTCAG TTGTGCATTCTCTAGGGATAACTGTGATCACGCTGACCATGAGTGGATTTGCATTGGCATTTAGCTCATATCTT TCATGGATACCAGTCTCACATCGACTTCATACTCTGAGCCAAGTGATTGTGGGTGGTACCCTTGGGACCATTTTCTCCATTCTATGGTACTGGTCATGGAATGTCGCTGTGCACGAACCATATGTATTTCGACTTCTGGGTTCAAATAGTTAG